The Pseudomonadota bacterium genome segment GCTTCGCCACGCGCGCGAGCGGCGGCGGCGGCTCACGAATGTGCTGCGCCAGCACCAGCGCGGTGACCTCGGAGAAGAAGGGCGGGTGGCCCGCCAACATCCAGTAGACGACCGCGCCGAGCGAGTAGACGTCGGTGCGCGCGCTGATCTGGTCGGGGCGGCCAGCGGCCTGCTCGGGCGCGATCGTGAAGGGCGTGCCCATCACCATGCCGGTGGCCGTCAGGTTGGGGTTCTTGTCGCCCTCGCGGCCCTTGATCTTGGCGATGCCGAAGTCGAGCAGCTTGAGCGCCAGCGGCTCGCGCTCGAGCACGAAGACGTTCTCCGGCTTGAGGTCGCGATGGACGATGCCGTGATCGTGAGCCACCTGGAGCGCCACACAGATCTGCTGCAGGTAGGGACGCACGTCCTCCGGCCGCATCGGTCCGCGTTCGGCCATCACCGCCGCCAGCTCGCAACCCCGGAGCAGCTCCATCACGTAGTAGAGCTGGCCGCCCTCGGTGCGACCGAAGTCGTAGAGGGCGATGATGCTCGGATGGTCGAGGCGCGAGAGTGCCCGCGCTTCGGCGAGGAAGCGATCGACGGCGTCGGGTTGGTCGCTGAGGGCCTCGCTGACGACCTTGACCGCCACGCGCCGCCCGATCTCCGGGTGCTCGGCGACATAGACGGTGCTCATCCCGCCCTCTTGCAAGGGCGCGGTGATCACGTAGTTGCCGATGCGCTGGCCGATCAGGGGGTCGATGGACACGGTGCTTTCCCCACGCGCGGCAAACATACGGTAGCAGGCGATCCCCAACAAGGCGGAGCTACGACTGCAGGCGGCCGCTCTGAGGTGAACGAGCGGGCGCCCAGTTGACCACTTGGCCAGTTGACCACTTGGCCAGTTGAGCACTTGGCCAGTTGACCACTTGGCGCTTGCTTCGCTAGAAGAGCGGGCGGTTGCGGGCGCTCGCGCGACCAAGCGCGCGACGCCAGCGTTACCCTCGAAGCGATCAGCGACCCTCTCAACGACTCACGGGGTGGACGATGAAGATCGAACGCAACTTCACGCTGCCGGCCGACGAGGTGCGTGAGCGCCTGCGGCTGCTGACCGAGCATTGGGGCAAACACGGCGTCAACGCGAGCTGGGAGGGCGACTGCGCGACCCTCTCCGGCAAGGTGCGCGGCATCAGCTTCGACGGCACGCTGCAGGTCGAGGCGACGCAGCTCCGGGGCGACATCAAGGCCAGCGGCCTCTTCGCCGAGACGCTCGGTCGCCCCTATGTCGAGAGCAAGCTGAGCGAGTACCTCAATCCCGCCACCTCGGTCGAGCAGCTGCGCAGCAAGCGCGGCTGATCAGGCCCGCGCCGCGCCGGCGCGAAGCCACGCGAACGCGCGGGCGCTCAGACCCCGAGGCGATCGGGCGGCACACCGAAGACCGTCGCCAGACGCTCGCAGCGCGCCGGCTCGTCGCGCGCCAGCTCCTCGGCGCGGCCCGCGCCGAGCACGAGCACGCGATCGGCCTCGCGATACGCCTCGGCCAGATCGTGCAGCACCATCACCACGGCGACGCCGAGGTCGCGCCGCAGCCCTTGCAAGAGCTCGAAGAGCTGAT includes the following:
- a CDS encoding polyhydroxyalkanoic acid system family protein, yielding MKIERNFTLPADEVRERLRLLTEHWGKHGVNASWEGDCATLSGKVRGISFDGTLQVEATQLRGDIKASGLFAETLGRPYVESKLSEYLNPATSVEQLRSKRG